A section of the Candidatus Moraniibacteriota bacterium genome encodes:
- the rsmA gene encoding ribosomal RNA small subunit methyltransferase A, whose product MLVKAKKSLGQNFLKDESIIERILAVAEIGPEDRVFEIGPGTGVLTKVLDSRAKQVVAMELDHQLVERLETHFKASEGVSILEGNILDANLHEILTHAGYESGQYKVVANIPYYITAPIIRTLLSLQSRPQSLTLMVQKEVAERLTAEPGAMSLLSLMAQYYSDAYIAFIVPKEAFDPVPKVDSAVVQLVPKRSFDSEEDRKFFRIARAGFAARRKTLANNLASILKIEKPAVEAVLATSGLRLDIRAQALSVSDWEALRSKLDQTE is encoded by the coding sequence ATGTTAGTAAAGGCAAAAAAATCACTTGGGCAGAATTTCTTGAAAGATGAGAGCATCATCGAGCGGATTTTGGCGGTGGCTGAGATCGGCCCAGAGGACCGAGTCTTCGAAATTGGTCCGGGCACGGGGGTACTGACCAAGGTACTGGATAGTCGGGCGAAGCAGGTGGTGGCGATGGAACTCGATCATCAATTGGTCGAGCGGCTCGAGACGCATTTCAAAGCGAGCGAGGGAGTATCGATATTGGAGGGCAATATCCTCGATGCAAATCTGCATGAGATATTGACGCACGCGGGGTATGAATCTGGGCAGTACAAAGTCGTCGCCAATATTCCCTACTACATCACGGCGCCGATCATCCGGACGCTCTTGTCGCTCCAGTCGCGACCGCAAAGTCTGACGCTCATGGTCCAGAAAGAGGTGGCCGAGCGGCTGACGGCGGAACCGGGTGCGATGAGCCTGCTGTCGCTCATGGCGCAGTACTACAGTGATGCTTATATTGCGTTCATCGTGCCGAAGGAGGCGTTTGATCCGGTGCCGAAAGTCGACAGTGCCGTCGTTCAGCTGGTCCCGAAGCGGAGCTTTGACTCGGAAGAGGATAGAAAATTCTTTCGCATCGCGCGGGCTGGTTTCGCGGCCCGTCGGAAAACACTCGCGAACAATCTCGCGTCGATCTTGAAAATCGAGAAGCCAGCCGTCGAAGCCGTCCTCGCCACTTCTGGACTCAGGCTGGACATTCGGGCGCAGGCGCTCTCAGTTTCGGACTGGGAAGCACTTCGTTCGAAATTGGATCAGACAGAATAG
- a CDS encoding methyltransferase domain-containing protein codes for MNQSNKQELIGSHYDKYLDLYEYWSGRDGGGYHFGFARHFWEVLDNARMTGNLSTQVVDQLALDFQSPQVVLDAGCGVGHLGHLLAERFTHKNFTIHGITLSQKQVELANQLKKDKPYAESLVFSRNDFESTGFPDCYFDAIYFVDAMCYGQGTQKTRVLEEAYRILKPGGTLVVVDGFFSPRNKWIDIFGAFADQRVRQTFSVESWANPSQFLQYMQQRGFEIIRNENFSWKIAPSVLHVLAHKLPGSIMRFLRGEAEWSEVQYFYSVGVFAPLLGISPNFEYRIVVARKRAHLNL; via the coding sequence ATGAATCAATCGAATAAGCAGGAGCTAATCGGATCGCACTACGATAAATACCTCGACCTCTATGAGTACTGGTCGGGAAGAGATGGAGGAGGGTATCATTTTGGTTTCGCCAGACATTTTTGGGAAGTATTGGATAATGCGCGGATGACTGGTAATTTAAGCACGCAGGTTGTGGATCAGCTTGCGCTTGATTTTCAATCGCCCCAAGTCGTTCTTGATGCTGGATGTGGAGTGGGTCATTTGGGGCATCTATTGGCCGAGAGATTTACACATAAAAATTTTACGATTCATGGCATTACCCTATCACAAAAACAGGTGGAACTAGCTAACCAGTTAAAAAAAGACAAGCCCTATGCAGAAAGTTTAGTCTTTTCAAGAAATGATTTTGAATCTACCGGCTTCCCTGATTGCTACTTCGATGCGATTTATTTTGTTGATGCGATGTGTTATGGCCAAGGCACACAGAAAACACGAGTCTTGGAGGAGGCGTACCGGATATTGAAACCAGGGGGGACACTTGTTGTCGTGGATGGTTTTTTTTCACCAAGGAATAAATGGATTGATATCTTTGGGGCATTTGCAGACCAGAGAGTACGGCAAACGTTTAGCGTTGAATCATGGGCGAACCCAAGTCAGTTTCTCCAGTATATGCAGCAGCGTGGATTTGAGATAATCCGAAATGAAAATTTCTCATGGAAAATTGCCCCGTCGGTGCTTCATGTATTAGCCCACAAGTTGCCAGGATCGATCATGCGCTTTCTGAGAGGTGAAGCAGAGTGGTCTGAAGTACAATACTTTTATTCGGTTGGCGTCTTTGCTCCTTTGCTCGGAATAAGCCCGAACTTTGAGTATCGTATTGTCGTGGCTAGGAAACGAGCTCACCTGAATTTGTAA
- a CDS encoding G5 domain-containing protein, which yields MKITLLAIFVIGGYFLYRTVTPPFGDSREAFLLGQPMTATVTLSGMLFPITFDAGLTVAEALRRAGLHVAENDQVYPSADAMLSAGTNIIWQPARAVRILADGKEEGVLAIAPTSADIIAEAGIVLDADDIVVPARDVAVPDGGEISVTRVEIREERKETKISFVTKTEEDSSLSWRKKIVKQKGENGVKTMVYRVSYHNGKEVNRKAVSTEVTKEPVTEIVTQGTYVKTGKAHRGAASWYAWTGTMAAANPWLPMGSYVRVTNVDNGKSVIVKINDRGPFAPGRIIDLDRVAFEQIASLGAGVINVKMEEIVN from the coding sequence ATGAAAATTACTCTGCTGGCTATCTTCGTGATTGGTGGTTACTTCCTGTACCGGACGGTGACGCCGCCCTTTGGTGATTCGCGCGAGGCCTTTCTCCTCGGTCAGCCGATGACTGCGACGGTCACGCTGTCAGGTATGTTGTTTCCGATCACCTTCGATGCTGGTCTCACCGTGGCTGAGGCGCTGCGCCGGGCTGGGCTTCATGTCGCAGAGAACGACCAGGTATATCCATCAGCTGATGCGATGCTTTCCGCTGGGACGAATATTATCTGGCAACCGGCGCGGGCGGTTCGCATTCTCGCCGATGGAAAGGAAGAGGGAGTTTTAGCGATTGCACCAACAAGCGCAGACATCATCGCTGAAGCGGGGATAGTGCTCGATGCAGACGATATTGTAGTACCCGCCCGAGACGTGGCGGTGCCGGATGGAGGAGAGATCAGCGTCACCCGGGTCGAGATCCGTGAGGAGAGGAAAGAAACGAAGATTTCGTTTGTGACAAAGACAGAAGAAGACAGCTCACTCTCTTGGCGGAAGAAAATCGTGAAACAGAAGGGAGAGAATGGCGTGAAGACAATGGTCTATCGAGTGAGCTATCATAATGGGAAGGAAGTGAATCGAAAGGCTGTCTCAACTGAAGTCACGAAAGAGCCAGTGACCGAGATCGTGACGCAGGGCACGTACGTGAAGACAGGCAAGGCACATCGCGGTGCGGCGTCATGGTATGCGTGGACCGGAACGATGGCCGCGGCCAATCCCTGGCTTCCCATGGGGAGCTATGTGCGGGTGACAAATGTCGATAATGGCAAGAGCGTCATCGTGAAGATCAACGATCGCGGACCGTTTGCCCCCGGCCGCATCATCGACCTCGACCGGGTGGCATTTGAGCAGATCGCCTCCCTCGGTGCGGGTGTCATCAATGTGAAGATGGAAGAGATTGTGAATTAG